A region from the Lolium perenne isolate Kyuss_39 chromosome 4, Kyuss_2.0, whole genome shotgun sequence genome encodes:
- the LOC139830290 gene encoding uncharacterized protein translates to MPGGVSHLQYADDTLILIQGSDEDIANLKFLLMCFEDMSGLKINYHKSEVFVMGQRFEERMDIANKLNCKLGTFPFIYLGLPISDRKLTLEQWLFLLWSLRCKPREKEGLSWIARELRELYAALKPTPS, encoded by the exons ATGCCCGGGGGCGTCTCCCATCTTCAATACGCAGACGATACGCTCATCCTCATCCAGGGTTCCGATGAGGACATTGCCAATCTCAAGTTTCTTCTGATGTGTTTTGAGGATATGTCTGGGCTCAAGATAAACTACCACAAGAGTGAGGTGTTTGTGATGGGTCAGAGGTTTGAGGAGCGAATGGATATCGCTAACAAGCTAAACTGCAAGCTAGGCACCTTCCCCTTCATTTACCTGGGCCTCCCGATCTCGGACAGGAAACTTACCCTGGAACAGTGGCTCTTTTTG CTGTGGAGCCTAAGATGCAAGCCAAGAGAAAAGGAGGGCTTAAGCTGGATAGCACGCGAGCTAAGGGAGCTGTACGCGGCGCTCAAGCCAACGCCGTCGTGA